Proteins from one Rutidosis leptorrhynchoides isolate AG116_Rl617_1_P2 unplaced genomic scaffold, CSIRO_AGI_Rlap_v1 contig222, whole genome shotgun sequence genomic window:
- the LOC139882049 gene encoding calcium-binding protein KRP1-like, producing the protein MASQRAESSFHDFLPTMADKLGGEGLIGELCNGFNLLMDSDKGVITFESLKKNSALLGLQDLSDDDLRSMMREGDFDGDGALSQMEFCVLMFRLSPELMEESEFLLEEALRKEF; encoded by the coding sequence ATGGCGTCCCAGAGAGCCGAGTCGAGCTTCCACGACTTCCTGCCCACCATGGCCGACAAACTGGGCGGCGAGGGCCTGATCGGGGAGCTGTGTAATGGGTTCAATCTCTTGATGGACAGCGATAAAGGGGTCATCACGTTCGAGAGCCTCAAGAAGAACTCCGCCCTCCTGGGGTTGCAGGACTTGAGCGACGATGATCTGCGGTCTATGATGAGGGAAGGCGACTTCGACGGGGACGGCGCGCTCAGTCAGATGGAATTCTGCGTCTTGATGTTCAGATTAAGCCCCGAGCTGATGGAGGAGTCGGAGTTTCTGTTGGAGGAGGCTCTTCGGAAGGAGTTCTGA